The sequence below is a genomic window from Silene latifolia isolate original U9 population chromosome 7, ASM4854445v1, whole genome shotgun sequence.
CATGTTAGACGAGGAGTTCACTTACGTTACTTGTCACGTGCCTAACAAGCCCAAAACCACTACAGTTTACTATAATGGTGTTGCTCATGGACATGTCACCCCAAGTGGAATTAACCAAAACCTCGGGGTTTTCACTATATCTTCTCCAGCAACGTCGTTTGATTACACTAATTCATATTCCGATTTCCTAAGTTCGTGTCACTTGTGTAAGAAAACCCTCCATGGCAAAGACATCTACATGTACCGGTAATTTCACTTTCCATGCACACTACTAAATTAAAAGTTTTTGTTGTCGGGTCAAGGAGTGGACAGTCATTGTAAATTGTAACTCGCCCACTCCTTGACCCctctttatttactttatttcttAGAAGTAAAATTGGTATGAATAAAAAAATCCGCGAAATTAATAATTATGTATTTGAATGCAGTGGAGAGAAGGCATTTTGTAGTGAAGAGTGTAGACAAAGCCAAATATGTAAAGAAGAGAGGAAAGAGCAGTGCAAATCAGAAGCGTCAAGAACTACCAACGTTTCAAGCTCCCCTTGTTCTTACACTACTAGAGGAGGCCATATTTTCTCACCCGGAATTATGGCACTTTAATTATGATTTAAGTATAATAAATTTTTCTTAAGATTAGATCATGGTCAAATTATTATAAGAATAATATTTAGTAAATTAAAGTATCAATTAACTATATAGTTGGTACAACTTGActatacacaaaaaaaaaaacaaaattttgcaCATGCTCAAGGAAAACAAATACTGTATGATCTTGGGTTTTAGAGGTTAGATTTGAGTTTGTATTTTGTAATTGTAATCAAAATCATAAATTTTGATGTGAATTCTATACATTTCTAGTTTTCTATTAGTCTTGATATAAGTCTTGTTCGAAACAGTTTGCTGCCATAGAAGAGTTGGTTACTTAATAACAATCTCTACCCCGAACATCAAAAACTTGATTAAGAAAATAAATTTTTACTATCCAAATGACATTTTAAAATGTACGAGTAATAATAAATGGAACTAGGCGATTTTGATTGGCTAGAAGTTTATTTGAAATCCTCCCTCGCCCTTGTTCGCAGCACATAGTATCAGCTCGAACTACTCCGTAACATCAAAGTTTCCAATAATAATGTAAATTAATTCCCAAAAAACATGATATAACAACCTAACTTAAACGTTATCTAACTTAGGAGTTATTTGGTTACCCAATCTAAAACACATGAATTGTAATTTATGGGATTTGCAAAATTGTGGGCTATTTGTTTGCCCCAAATCACATGAATTTAA
It includes:
- the LOC141592465 gene encoding FCS-Like Zinc finger 13-like — protein: MLGKRSRPTTIKKPVGAIQPTGIVECATSPRSPLDYSRILSPRSPKNYDQQGGVGLGIVVALNNNTSNYYKGEILAKYALNGRFSSRSNPIPMNNSSIINYNKSDCEEHEELDNMLDEEFTYVTCHVPNKPKTTTVYYNGVAHGHVTPSGINQNLGVFTISSPATSFDYTNSYSDFLSSCHLCKKTLHGKDIYMYRGEKAFCSEECRQSQICKEERKEQCKSEASRTTNVSSSPCSYTTRGGHIFSPGIMAL